In a single window of the Bacteroidota bacterium genome:
- a CDS encoding cytochrome c, producing the protein MKRLPCLYSAACWLPLFLCVVLSSCNAPAAAPHSQAVQQDAAASLPEQFGFGREVTAEEIAQWDIDVMPDGTGLPVGAGTVAGGAILYQQQCAACHGTTGVEGPNDRLVGRLPDDVFTMHEDLGARRHKAVGSYWPYSTTLFDYIRRAMPHPAPGSLADEDVYALTAYILHLNGLVDADAVMDAVSLPAVAMPAQPLFVPDDRLQHDQVH; encoded by the coding sequence ATGAAACGTCTGCCCTGTCTGTACAGCGCCGCGTGTTGGTTGCCGCTTTTCCTGTGTGTTGTGCTAAGCTCGTGTAATGCGCCTGCAGCTGCGCCCCATTCGCAAGCAGTCCAACAAGACGCTGCGGCCTCACTTCCTGAGCAGTTTGGCTTTGGTCGGGAAGTAACAGCAGAAGAAATTGCCCAATGGGATATAGATGTTATGCCCGACGGTACTGGATTGCCGGTTGGTGCTGGCACTGTAGCGGGAGGGGCCATTTTGTATCAGCAACAATGTGCAGCATGCCACGGGACTACAGGCGTTGAAGGGCCGAATGATCGACTTGTTGGCCGGCTGCCCGATGATGTTTTTACGATGCATGAAGACCTCGGCGCACGCCGACATAAAGCCGTTGGCAGCTACTGGCCCTACAGCACTACCCTTTTCGACTACATTCGCAGGGCCATGCCGCACCCCGCACCCGGCTCGCTTGCTGATGAGGACGTGTACGCCCTCACGGCTTATATCTTACACCTGAATGGCCTTGTCGACGCTGATGCAGTAATGGACGCTGTTTCGTTGCCGGCTGTTGCAATGCCAGCCCAACCGCTCTTTGTGCCTGATGATCGCCTCCAGCACGATCAGGTTCATTAG
- a CDS encoding cold shock domain-containing protein: protein MAKGKVKWFNTEKGFGFIEPDEGGKDVFVHRNNIGGLDWDEGLRDGEEVEYEVERTPKGLAAINVQRMG from the coding sequence ATGGCAAAGGGAAAAGTAAAGTGGTTTAACACTGAGAAAGGCTTTGGCTTCATCGAGCCAGATGAAGGCGGCAAAGACGTATTTGTACATCGCAACAATATTGGCGGCCTTGATTGGGACGAGGGGCTCCGTGATGGGGAGGAGGTTGAGTATGAAGTAGAGCGAACCCCCAAAGGATTGGCTGCGATAAATGTCCAGCGCATGGGCTGA
- a CDS encoding cold shock domain-containing protein: MAQGKVKWFNVEKGFGFIEPNDGSKDVFVHRNNVDGLGWDDGLRDGEEVEYEVERTPKGLAAMNVQRVN, translated from the coding sequence ATGGCACAAGGTAAAGTAAAATGGTTCAATGTTGAAAAAGGCTTCGGCTTTATTGAACCTAACGATGGTAGCAAAGACGTTTTTGTACATCGTAACAACGTTGATGGACTTGGTTGGGATGATGGTCTTCGCGACGGTGAAGAAGTAGAATATGAAGTTGAGCGCACACCCAAAGGTTTGGCCGCTATGAACGTACAGCGGGTAAACTAA
- a CDS encoding carboxypeptidase-like regulatory domain-containing protein, with the protein MSAPRFNSPVLVLALFMLTGCFEGAPRNNPLDPQGENFQDAGGLTVEVTTFYAPRQGLDDVTVETDPGNFTGQTDANGEVFIPNLASGTYTIKASREGYAAQMATINITAGEFSTTALALPGLPEFQKIQVNTVHISRWWPPPQELFRLNVNVTLDDRDGLADLEEVWLEIPSFDYRTTLSPQTTPGSFSRLIQGDSLPAALPALLGQDMFLYARDRSATISQSEKQAIFRVIETSPLAVSPRDLGLLDNNAPALSWEATAINFPFTYTVDVVRVDNNIQNLVRSIPDISSDSTSIQVDALETGEYFWTVSIVDAFGNSSRSREAGFRIP; encoded by the coding sequence TTGTCTGCGCCCAGATTCAATAGCCCTGTACTCGTGTTAGCCCTGTTCATGCTTACAGGCTGTTTTGAAGGTGCGCCCCGCAACAATCCATTGGATCCACAGGGTGAGAACTTTCAGGATGCCGGCGGCCTCACGGTAGAGGTAACAACGTTCTATGCTCCAAGGCAAGGACTCGATGATGTAACGGTAGAGACTGACCCTGGTAATTTTACCGGCCAAACAGATGCCAACGGCGAGGTGTTCATCCCAAATCTCGCCTCCGGCACCTATACGATAAAAGCATCGCGCGAAGGCTATGCCGCACAAATGGCGACCATCAACATAACTGCCGGCGAGTTTTCCACAACGGCACTTGCACTGCCTGGCCTACCCGAATTTCAAAAAATACAGGTCAACACAGTTCATATCAGCAGATGGTGGCCGCCGCCGCAAGAGCTTTTCCGCCTGAACGTGAATGTTACGCTTGACGACCGGGATGGGCTGGCTGACCTGGAAGAAGTTTGGCTTGAAATCCCCTCGTTCGACTACCGCACAACCCTGTCGCCCCAAACAACACCCGGTAGCTTTAGCCGGCTAATTCAAGGGGACAGCCTGCCGGCAGCCTTGCCGGCGCTACTCGGTCAAGACATGTTTTTGTACGCCCGCGACCGATCTGCAACCATCAGCCAATCGGAAAAACAAGCCATATTTCGTGTAATTGAAACCTCCCCACTTGCCGTTTCGCCGAGAGACCTGGGTTTACTCGACAACAATGCGCCGGCCTTGTCCTGGGAGGCAACTGCAATAAATTTCCCGTTTACCTACACGGTAGACGTTGTACGGGTTGATAACAACATCCAGAACCTGGTTCGGTCTATTCCAGATATTTCATCAGACAGCACCTCGATCCAGGTTGATGCCCTGGAGACTGGAGAGTACTTTTGGACCGTTTCCATTGTTGACGCCTTTGGCAACTCTAGTAGGTCCCGTGAAGCAGGTTTTCGAATTCCTTGA